Below is a window of Candidatus Aenigmatarchaeota archaeon DNA.
GACTTTGTCAAAGGTGTCATCTTCAAAGGGATAGGGAAATACATTTACATCATGTACTATATCAGCCTTTGTGTCCTTACAAAAATCAATCCCTATTGCGCCTTCAAATTTATTTTTACCACAGCCGAGGTCTAAAATTTTCATATCCCAAATCCCTCCTTCTAACTTATGGATTAAAAAAATTCTTATAGTTAAGTATTATGGATAAAAAATGCTCTGCCTGGGAATCTATTGAATAATTTTCTGATTTTTTTCTTGCTTTGTATCCCATTACCTCATAATTCTTTAGTGCAAGTTCTATCTTTTCTGCAAGTTCAATCTTGCTAAAAGTATTTTTAAGAATAAATCCCTCTTTGCCGTCTTCGATAATTTCAGCGGCACCGTTGTTTTTAGTTGTAACTACACATAATCCTGATGCCATTGCTTCAAGCGTTGCATTGCTAAAAGGATCATAAAGGGTTGGGAGTACAAAAATATCTGAAGCAGAGTAAATTTTTTCAATTTCCTTGGATATACCGAGAAAAAGGATTTTATCATCCACTTTTAATTTATTAGCCATTTTTATATAGGGCCTTAAATCTCCCTTACCAACTACAAAGAGTAAATAATCACTTTTTAAATATGGCAAAGCTTGGATCAAAATATCTAAACCTTTTCTTTTGAATCCTGATCCAACGAATAGGATTATCTTGGTTTTTTTTGATATATTGAATTTCTCTCTTAGTTCAATACCATGATTTTTATTTTCAGGAGAGAATTTTATAAGATCAACACCGTTATAAATTACCTTTATTTTATCAGGAGTTATTCTGTAGTATTCCAAAATATCATCTTTCACCATTCCTGAATTTGTAATGATCAAGGGAGTCTTTTCAAAGATTTCTTTTTCAATTTTTAGGTAATATAAATGGAGAGGGTTTATTTTAAAGGAAACTCTTTTATGATATGGTTCAATC
It encodes the following:
- a CDS encoding glycosyltransferase family 4 protein, with translation MKIAFIKRNFSYHGGAEKYLDTLIDTLKKKGHEIHIFSNKWIKDKEIVYHKVKIIPQSSFLKAYSFNYNLRINLKEFDSVISFERTTKQHIYRAGEGCHARWLEIRSMIEPYHKRVSFKINPLHLYYLKIEKEIFEKTPLIITNSGMVKDDILEYYRITPDKIKVIYNGVDLIKFSPENKNHGIELREKFNISKKTKIILFVGSGFKRKGLDILIQALPYLKSDYLLFVVGKGDLRPYIKMANKLKVDDKILFLGISKEIEKIYSASDIFVLPTLYDPFSNATLEAMASGLCVVTTKNNGAAEIIEDGKEGFILKNTFSKIELAEKIELALKNYEVMGYKARKKSENYSIDSQAEHFLSIILNYKNFFNP